The following nucleotide sequence is from Deltaproteobacteria bacterium.
TGATTCCGACCACCTTGTCATGGTCGTCGAGGACCGGCAGGCCCGAGATCCGCTTGTCGAGCATGACGGCGGCGGCCTTTTCCACGGTGTCGTCGACATGGATGGTGTAGGGGTTGGCGGTCATGATGTCCTTGATCTTGATCTCGGACAAAAGATAGTAGAGTTCGTGAACATCCAGGGTCGTGGCCTTGGACGGGGAGGCGTCCTTGATGTCCCGGTCGGTGACGATGCCAAGGAGGGTTCCCTTGTCGTCGACCACGGGGAGCCGCCTGATGTCGTGTTCCTTGAGAAGTTTCGAAGCCTTCATCATGGACGTGTCCGTGGCCACGGTGATCACGTCCCTGGTCATCCAATCACGGATAAGCATTGCTTGCCTCCTGCTGTCATGCTGATCAATTCATGAATCCCATCGAATTCCGGCCATTTGGACCCAAAAAGACCGCCTTGTCAACCCGGGACTCCCGGTTGAATTCCGCCGCTGGAACGTTCGATCACCTCATTGGGTCGTCGCTGATCAATCTTCCTGCCCGGCCATGATTTCGGCCAGGGCCTGGGTGGTCCGCCGGACGATTTCCGGGTCCGTGCCCGGGCTGAAGGCCATGTAGTGATTGTTTCGGAAGAGGAAGAGGGTTTTTTGGAAGCGGTCCAGGGGCAGATTCATCCGGGCAGCGCGAAGGGCCAGGGTCGATTCCACGTCCACGATCAGATCCACCCGACCGGCTAGGAGCATGGCCAAGTTTTGCTCCTGATTGGCCACGGGACGAATGGATTCCGGAGGAAAGTTTCGGGATTGGAAATAGTCGGCGTGGACACTGTCGCGAAGGATGCCGATGAGATATTTTCGGGCGTCGTCCACAACCTGGACCAGGACGTCGTCGCGCAGGGCGTCCTTGTAGAGATGGAATTCCTCGGCCGGGACGATGGGTCCGACCCAGGAGAACAGGTCCTCCCGTTCCGGAGTCCAGAGGATGGTATAGATGAGGGTGTCGGGTTCGGTGGTGGCGATGCGGTAGGCCCGGGGCCAGGGCAGAAGCTCGATTCGTCCGCCAGTGATGCCGATGCCGGCCGCGTTGAGAACGGCCCGGACGACTTCGGTGGCCTGACCCACAACCCGGCCGTCTTTCTCGTAGTTATAGGGTTCCCAGCTCTCGGTGACCACGCGGACTTCAAGACTCGGTTCGGCCAGGGCTTGGCCAAAAAAAAAGCCCAGAGTGGTCAGGGTCCCGGCCAGGAAGGAACACAGGATTCTGCCGATCATCATTCACTTCTGCCAGAGGGGACTGGGCGGGTCAACCGCCGACATGTGACCGGTGATTGGATCGGATTCGTCGAATGAGGACGAGTCAAAGCCTGTGAAGTCGGAGGCCTTGTCCGAAGGCGGGCTATTTAGTCTTAAAGAACGGGCTGTTTCTTTTTTCATGCTCGACAGTGGTCATGGGGCCGTGGCCAGGGTAGATTCTGGTCTGACCGGGAAGGATGAAAATCCGGTTTTCAATGGATTTGAGCAGGGTTTTGCTTTCGCCGCCGGGAAAATCGGTCCGCCCGACGGATAGCATAAAAATGAGGTCGCCCACGAACACGCACCCGGACATGGGGAAGAAGTAGGACAGGCTTCCGAGGGTGTGGCCGGGTGTGTCGAGAACGATCATGGGCTGACTGAGAGCGATATGACGGCCGGGGGCGATGTCCTGGAATTCGAAATTTGCCAGTCGGCCAAGTTCTCTGGCCCCTCCCTTGTCGAAGGGCACGTCGGCCAGGTAGCCGTCGTTTTTGCTCGCGTAGACCTCGGCGCCGGTCATGGCCTGGATAGTGGCCACGCCCCCGACGTGGTCCAGATGCAAATGCGTCAGGTACATGGCCCTCAGATTCAGTTGCCTGTTCGCGATGCTCTCGGCTATGGGTGCCGGATTGGAGCCGCAATCGATGAGGATCGCCTCGGTTCCGCAACTGCACAGGTAGCAATTCGTCTTGAGCGGTCCCACCGGAATGGTTTCCACGAATAATGACTTCAATCGGTGTCTCCCCGGCCGAATGGGCCGGTTATTGGTTTGTGAACTAATCGAGGATCGTCAATGCTGTACTTTCTCGGCAACTGTCAAATGGACTTCCTCTCCCGGGCCATGGCCGGGAAGGGTCATGAATGCGAGTACCGGGTCCTGGCTTCGCCTTTCACCTACGCCAGCTCCCCAGGGTACATTCCGGCAGAGCTTGGCCCTCTGGCCCGGGATCTCGAGTCCTTTTTTCATGGGCGGAGTCTAGTCAACCAGTTCGAGATGATTTCTTCGGACGATCGGCCGCCAAGGCTCGTCGTGATGAACCTATTTCATGAGAACAGCCCGCTGTTCATGCACCAGACGGACAAGTATGTCTTTTTCGTCGATGCCAAGTCCTGGGAGCTGATTCCCTGGTTCGAGACCTGGATGAAGGATCGCTTCGGCATGATCAGGGGCAATCCGGCAACCTACATGAAACGCTATCGGGACATGCTCGAAAAATTTCTCAGTCGGTTTCCCGGGGTGGACGTCGTGGTTGTGGTCCGTTTGTCGCACCATCCAGCTTTCGGTCCGGATCCGTACTCCTACCTCGAGGGATGGGGGGAGATGGCCGGGGAGGCCTTACAAACGGCCCGGTCCTGGATGCGGGAATTGCCGGGGGTCCACGTCGTGGAACTGGACAGGCTGTTTGCCGGAATCTGGCAGAAATCTGAAAAGAGCATTGAGGCCCATTGTCCGTTTCTGAAATTCACACTTCGGGAGGACCGGGGCAGGGTCACGGGCGTCCAGGCCAGCAGGGACGTGGAGCATATTGGCTCCATGTGGCCGGTGCTGGCCGACAGGCTGGTCGAATTCATGGAGATCGGCCGCATCCGATATCGCTCCGGGGAGTCCGTTCCCGAGGAATGGAACGTGGCTTGGCGGCCCAGGCGTCTGAGCGAGGACGCAATGCTCGCCCTGCTCTCGTCCGGGGCAAACTATCATTGCGCCCGTGCGGTCGGGGCCTTTTTCCACGATCTGGACACGGACTACACCGAACTGCTGGTGCGGACGCGACGGCTGACTCCGGTCTGTCACAACACCCTGCATATGATCAGGACCTATGGCCGGGTCAAGCCCAACCCGGCGCTTGGTTTGTGGTGCCGGGCGCACAGGATGGCCGCCAAGGATTTCACGGACAACGGCCCCCTGTACCAGGAGGAGTACCTCCAGCGTCTGGACGAGATGGAGCGTTTCTCTCTCGGGGGACAGTGAGACCGGCCCTCCGGACTTCCATGTCAGGGTCTCGGGTCGACCAAGGCTTCAGTTTCGCGTCCCCGGCGGCGGTCCAGCCACTCCCGGGCCTGGGTCAGGATGTCCCATTGGACCGGGACCATGACGATGGTCAGGAAGGTCGAGGTGCATAGACCGGTGACAAAGGTCGTGGCCATGGTCCCCCAGACCACGGAGTATTCCGGGATGCCCAGGGCCATGGGCAGGAGTCCGAGAGTGGTGGTCAAGGTGGTCAGGAGAATGGGCCTCAGCCTGACCCGGACTCCTTCGAGGATGGCCTCCCGTCGGGACAGTCCGGCGGCGTAGAGCTTGTTGATGAACTCAATGAGGACCAGGGAGTCGTTGACGACCACTCCGGTGACCCCGACCACGGCGATGAAGCTGTTGATGGTGAACAGGGTCTGGGCCAGGAAGGTCCCATAGATCATGCCGATCAGGGCGAAGACCACGGCCGAGAGGATGATCAGGGGCTGGAGATAGGAACGGAACTGGACGGCCAGAATGGAATAGATGGCCAGGATGGCGATGACAAAGGCGTAGGACAGGGAGGTGTAGGAATTCCGGGTGGACTGGAACTCGCCGGAAAAATCCAGGCTGGCCCCGGGATAGCGGTCCCGGTTAGCCTGGTAGTGTTCGGTGATCTGCCGGGTCACGGCCGGGACGGACAGGGCCGAGCCATGCCGGATATTGGCCGTGATGGTGATGGACCGCTGGTTCTTGAAGCGGTTTAGGAATCCGGGTTCCAGGGCCGTTGACCCGACGGCCATATCGCCAAGGCGGACCGTGCCCCGGGGAAGCTCCCGAAGGGGCATGTCCAGGGCTTTGGCCGGGCTGTCCAGGGCGGACGGATCGATGGACAGCTTCAGGTCGATGTCCTCGTCGGACATGCGGAAGGTGCCCACATAGCGGCCGTCCAAAACGGCCCCGGCCAGGGAGGCCACCTGGGCCGTGGTCAGGCCGTACTCGGCGGCCCGGTCCCTGAGGACCGAGAAGCGGAAGACCCGGATGGGTCGGCCCTGGTCGTCGCCCAGTTCGACTAGGCCGGGACCTGTCCGGGTGTCGGTCCGGAGAAAGTCGAGAACATCGCGGCTGAGGGCCCGGACCGAGTCGTCGCTGGTGCCCACGACCCGGACGCTGATGTCCTTGCCGGCCGGGGGGCCGTCCTTTTCGGCCCGGATCTCTACCTTGAAGCCCGAGCCTTCCAGGAGAGCCTCGACCCTGCTTCGCATGGCGTCCAAATGGGCCAGGGGATCATTGATCGGATGGTCGGCGAAGATTCGGTCCCGGGTGGAGGGCAGGGTGACCTGGATCATGCCCAGGCCGTCACCGAAGATGGTCTCGTAGTCCTCGCTGAGGTAGAATCCGGCAAAGGCCGAGGCCGACATGGCCATGTTCGGGCCGTCGTCCATGATGGTCCGGCTGACATCCTTGAGGCGGTCCGAGACCTGATCGATGGTGGTGCCCACGGGCCCGTCGAGGTTGACGTAGTAGAGGGAGTAGTCGTCGGGGAAGAACTTGATCCGGATGAGAGAGGCCTGACCGGACAGGGACAGCCCGAAGATGGCTACGGCCCCGGCCAGGAGCAGAGTGACCACGACGATGCTCGTGAACCGGAAGCGGAGGGTCAGACCGAGAAGGACATTGGTAAGGCTCCGGGTCCAGGCCAGAAGAAAAAATTCCTTGGAGGTCTCTTCGGCCCTGGGGGTGCCCGGGCCGTATTCCAGAACGTGGCTGGGCAGGATGATCAGGCACTCCAGGAGCGAGGCCACAAGGGCGAAGGCCACGGCCTTGGGAATGATGGCGAAGAACTCCCCCGTGGACCCGGTCATGATCAGCATGGGCAGGAAAGCGGCCACGGTGGTCAGGGTGGCGGCCACGATGGGCAGCAGGACCTCGGCCGTGCCGTCGATGACGGCTTCCAGACGGGCCTTGCCGGTCTGGATGTGGCGGTAGATGTTCTCGACGACGATGATGGCGTCGTCCACGATGATGCCCGAGACCAGGACAAAGGCGAACAGGCTGATTTCGTTGACCGAATTGCCTGTCAGATACATGACGACCATGGTGGTCAAAAAGGCGAAGGGGATGCCCACGGTTGTCAGGGCGGCGTTGCGAAGGCCCATGAAGGCCCAGATGAGGCCGAAGACCAGGACGATGCCGACCAGGAGGTTGGATCCCAGGGTACGCATGGAGTCCTTGACCTTGACCGTGGAGTCGTTGGTCAGGACGGTCTCGATCCCCTCCCGGTCGAACCGGACCCGGAAGTCGTCCAAGACCTCCATGACCTGGTCGTAGATGGTCAGGGCGTTGCCGGAACCGGACTTGACCACGTGGAGGCTGACGCAGTCCCGGCCGTTGACCGAGGCGACGACAAAAGGGTCCCGGTAGGCCAGGCGGGCGTCCGTGGCCACGTCCGAGACCCGGACGAAGGTCCCGTCGGCGTCGGTCCGGATGACGGTGTCCATGACCTGACGCCGGGTCCGGAACTTCTCGTCCACGGCCACGGCGAACTGGCCGTTTCGGTTGAAGTCTCCGGCCGGAACGCTCAGGTTGTCGGAGCGCAGGGCCGCGGACACGTCGTCGAAGGTCAGCCCCAGCCCGGCCAAGCGGTCCGGGTCCAGCATGACGTGGAATTCACGGACGTACTCGCCCTGGAGGGTGACCTTGTTCACCCCGGGAATGGCCTCCAGGGGGATGCGAAGTTCCTCGGCGATGAGGGACAGGGCCCGGTTCTCCCGGTCTCCCAAAAGGTTGACCGTGATCACGGGCAGCCATTCATTGACGTCGATGAGTGTGAATCCCGGAGGGTCGATGGTCTCGGGAAGGTCCTTGACCGTGCCCTGGACCCGAAAACGGAGTTCGTCGTAGAGCCGGTCGTAGTCGGTGTCGTCCACGAATTTGACGATGATGCTGGATCGCTCCCGGTAGGAGGTGGACCGGACGAACTCCACGTCCTCCATGCCGTCCAGGGCCTTCTCGATCTTGCGGGTGACCAGATTCTCCACGTCCTGGGGCGAGGCCCCGGGAAAGTAGGTGGAGACCACGACCTTGCCGAAGTTGACGTTGGGGTAGCGCTCCACTGGCATGCGGAGCACGGCAAAGGCCCCGACGATCATGAGCATGACAAAGACCAGATTGACGAAGACGGTCTGGGTCAGGGTGAAGCGGAGCAGATTCTTCATTGGCTAGGGCGGGAGGTGGGTGAGACAAAGGTCTGGCCTGGCCGGACCTCGGGAGATGAAACCCGGGCCGCGCCGTCGGCCACGGACAGGAGCATGACCCGGACCGCCCGGCCCTCGGGGGTCAGCAGGTAGTGTTCCTCGTAGCGTTCCTCCAGGCCGCAGACCGGGACCAGGACCGCGCCCGAAGGGTCCGGGGCGGGCAGGTCCAGCACGGCCCGGAGACCCTCGCGGCGAAGGGGCAGGCCCTCGGAGACCACGAGATCCACATTGACCTTGCGGGTCTGGGGGTCGAAGGCCGGGGAAATCCGCAGGATGGAGGCCGGGACGCGGAGTCTGCCGTAGTCGGGGAGGGTCAGGCTCGGTCCGGGCAAGTCCTCCAGAAGGCGAATTTCCTCCGGGGCCAGGGCAAAGGGGACGATGAGGGTGCCCATGTCTCCGACCCGGGCCAGGACCGTGCCCGATGACACCCATTGGCCGGGCTCGACCCTGCGGTCCATGACCGCCCATCCGGCCGGGGCCTTGACCTGATGGCGGCGGCGCTCCTCCTCCAGAACGGCCCGGTCCACGGCGAGGGATTCCAGGGCCAGGCGGGCCTGGTCCAGTTCCTGCTCCCGGGCGTCAAAGGCCGATTGCGAGGTCTGCTCGCCCTCCAAAAGGCGGCGGTAGCGGTCGAATTCGGTCTCCAGATGGGAGACGCGGTTCTCGATGCGTTTGCGCTCGGCCTCGTTGGCCCGCAGGCGGAGATCGACAAAGGTCGGGTCCAGCCGTGCGAAGACTCCGTCACCGGGAACCGGGTCGCCGATGTCGGATAAAACCTCCAGGCATTTTTGGGAGGTTTCGGCCACGATGTCCATGGCCGTTCTGGCCCGGGTGAAGCCGACGTGGCTGGTGATGGTGACCGCCGGTCGAGCGGTAAAGGTCTCGGGGCAGTCTTGCCCCAGGGCCGGGGTTGCAAGGGCCGCAATCAGGCAGGCCAGGGCCGGGAGGCAGGCTGTTCGAAATGTCATGGCATGTGGGGTCGGAGGTTTCCGGGCCGAATGTGCGGTGGCTTCATATCCCACAATGTCGGTTCATGGCAATGCCAAAGGCGTCAATTAAATAATAGAATCGATTATCTTTTGCGGGGAGCTGGAGGAAGGAGCGAGCCGGCCGGTTTTGAGAATCGACCGAAAACAAACAGCGCGGCCTACAGGGCCTGGCCGGTTCGGGCGACGTGGTCGGCGAAGCCGAGGGTGTCGTGGCCGGAGACAAAGAGATGGGGTTCGATGCGGACGTCGAGGCGGGGGAAGAGTCGTTGCATTGTTTTCAGGTAATCGTCATCCAAATGGGTGACAAAGAGGCCGATGTCGATATCGCTGCTCTTCGGTGTTGGAATGGGCAATATATCTATGTCAAATTTTACACCGAAGACATTTTAAAAAAATCGAAAAACAGTTATGTAGAAAACAGAAATATTTCATAAATATTGCCGGGAATGCAATTGCATTCCCGGCAATATTTATATTGATTTATCTTGGATCTGTTAGAGTTCCACTGGCTGAGCCTGAATCTCCAGTTACAGTAATTGTTAGGTCAGTGGCTCCTGAAACTGCGATATCACCTGCTTCAACATCATCATAACCATCAAGAACGATATTTGCTTGGCACAAATTTGTTGCGTTACCAGCCATAGCTGTCCAAGCATCATCAACATCTCCGTTTTCAATGAGTAAATTTTCTGCATATTTCATAGATAGTACGGACTGACAGGCGGCTACTAAATTTTCATAGGATTTAATTCGTGCTTGCGTTTGAAGATCAAGAAATTTTGGCACAGCCACAGCCGCCAAGATACCGAGGATGACCAAAACGGCGATGATTTCGATGAGGGTGAAACCCTGTTGAGCCTTGCGCATAAAAAACCTCCCATACATGTTTGAAGTTGATTAGGGTTAAAAGTGGCCTTCTTTCTAGCAAGGGTCGTGCCGAATGTCCAGTGTTTGAGAAAATGAAGCTGAAACAAGGGATTGTCGGGTGCGGCCTGAAGCGGTTCGAAGCGTCGGACAACACGATGCGTCGGTTGATCGACAAAATTTGGAGGAGATGGGCGGGATAGCCGAGGCCTGTGCGTTATCGAGGATGACCGTTGGGCCGGAATGTGTAGGGGCCGTTCACGAACGGCCCCTCCGGAATGGGGATAGTCGTCAAAAAATATATCCGGCCCCGGCCTCGGGTCACGACATGGTTCCAAGGGCAGGGGCTGGGAGGCCGGTCATTGCCAGAAAGGGCGAATTGGGGCAGGTAGAGGCCACGGGCCACAAGCCGGTTTCAAGCATGGGCGAGTCAAAAATGATGCCGTCCATCGGGCCGTGCAGGCCGTTCACGGGAAAAGGGGCTTTTGCCAGCCGGAAAATTCCCGCACTATACGCAACCATACCGACAAGGAGGATGCCCGAATGTTCGTGGGTCTGAAAATGCTCCGCGGTTTCGAGACCGTCACCCCCCATACCAAGGTCCGGGACGCCGAAAAACTCTTGGACGAGAGCGGCCTGTGGATGCTCCTGGTCCTAGATGACGACGAGCTGGTGGGCTATGTCCGCAAGGAGGACATCAGCGCGGCCATGCCGTCCCTGGTCACTTCCCTGGACAAGCACGAGATCAATTATCTCCTGGCCAAATTGACCATTGCCAAGATCATGCGCCGGGACATCGTCACCGTGAACCCGGAGATGGAGATCGAGGCCGCGGCGGCCCTGATGCACGAGAAGAACCTGGCCGGGCTGGCCGTGGTCAACAATTTCGGCAAGCTCGTAGGATACATTAACCGGACGGTCATGCTCGACGTGCTGGTGGAGGAGATGGGCTACCGCCAGGGCGGGTCGAGGATCGCCTTCGAGGTGGCCGACCGGCCCGGGGTCATCCGGGAGGTCTCGGGGATCATCGCCGACATGGGCCACAGCATCATTTCCACCGGGACCTTTTTCCACAACAATTCCCGCATGGTGGTCATCCGGGTGGCCATCGAGGACCCGTCGGCCCTGGCCGCGGCCCTGCAGGAGCGGGGCTATAAGGTCGTCGGGGCCATGGACTTCATGAACGAGTGGGAACGGTGAGTCCTCTTCTCGACGTCGACAAGGTCACCCTGACCTTCGGCGGCATCGCCGCCCTGTCCGAGGTCTCCTGGAATCTGGAGGAGGGGAGCGTGACCTCCCTCATCGGACCCAACGGGGCGGGCAAGACGAGCATGCTGAACTGCATCTCGGGCCGCTACCATCCCCAGGAGGGGGGCATCCGCCTGGACGGAAAGGACCTCCTGGGTCTCAAGGCCCATGCCCGGACCAGGCTCGGCCTGTCGAGAACCTTTCAGAACATCGCCCTGTTCCGGGGCCTGTCGGTCTTGGACAATATGATGGTCGGCCGCCATTCCCGCATCAAGTACGGGCTCCTGGCGGCCCTTTGCTATCTGGGCCGGGCCAGGAAACACGAAGACGAACACCGCCGCCGGGTGGAGGACGTCATTGATTTTCTGGGCCTGTCCCCCTACCGCCACCAGCACGCCGGGCATCTTCCCTACGGAGTCCAGAAGCGGGTCGAGCTGGGCCGGGCCCTGGCGGCCGAGCCCCGGCTCATTCTCCTGGACGAGCCCATGGCCGGCATGAACCTGGAGGAGACCGAGGACATGGCCCGGTACATCCTGGACATCAACGAGGAGTGGGGGACCACGGTCCTTCTGGTGGAGCACGATATGGGCGTGGTCATGGACATTTCCGACCATGTGGTCGTGCTGGATTTCGGCCGGGTCCTGGCCACGGGCAGCCCGGAGGAAGTCCAGAAGAACCCCGACGTGGTGGCCGCCTATCTGGGCACGGAAGACGCCACCTTTTGCGGACGCTGACATGAGTGCGGCCTATGACACCACCCTGCCGGCCCTGCTGGAGCGCCGGGCCAACGAGCACCCGAATCGCCCGGCCCTGCGGGAGAAGGAGTGGGGGCTCTGGCAGACCTACACCTGGAAACAGTACCGGGACGTGACGGCCGAGTTCGCCGGGGGCCTGGAGGCCATGGGGTTCGGCCAGGGCGACATCCTGATCCTCATCGGCGACAACCGGCCCGAGTGGCTGTGGGCCGAAGTGGCGGCCCAGTCCCTGGGCGGCATGGCCCTGGGCCTGTACCAGGACGCCCCGGCCTCGGAGATCGAATACGTCTTTGCCCTGAGCGAGGCCAAGGTGGTCGTGGCCGAGGACCAGGAGCAGGTGGACAAGATTTTGACCTTGAAGCCGAATCTTCCGGCCTTGAAGCACGTGGTCTATCACGACCCCAGGGGGCTGTCCGGGTACGAGGCCCCGGGTCTGACCAGCTTCACGGCCGTGCGGGAGATGGGACGGGACCGGCGCAAGTCCTTTGCCGAGCGGGTCCAAACCCTGGACCCGGACCGGGCGGCCCTCATCGCCACGACGTCCGGAACCACGGGCCGTCCCAAGCTGGCCATGCTCTCCCACAAGAACCTTTTGTCCATGGCCCACAACCTGGGCCAGGCCGATCCCAAGCGGCCCGGTGACGATTTTGTGTCCTTCCTGCCCCTGGCCTGGATGGGCGAGCAGATGATGAGCGTGGCCTCGGCCCTGCTTTTCGGATTTTGCGTCAACTTTCCCGAGGAGCCGGACACGGTCCAGAACGACATCCGGGAGATCGGGCCGCATCTGATCTTTTCTCCGCCACGGGTCTGGGAGAACATGGCCGCGTCGGTGCGGGTCAAGATCATGGAGACCACGCCCCTCAAGCGCCTGATGTACACCTTTTTCCAGGGCATCGGGGCCCGGCACGCCCAAAAGGTCCTGGCCCGGGAACCGGTGGGGATCGGCCTCAAGCTGGCCAATGTCCTGGCCGACGTCTGCCTGTTTCGGGCCCTGCGCGACCGCCTGGGATTCTCGCGGATCCGCTCGGCCTCCACAGGCGGCGCGGCCCTGGGTCCAGACACCTTCACCTTTTTCCACGCCCTGGGCATCAATCTGAAGCAGATCTACGGCCAGACCGAGATAGCGGGCATCTCCTGCATCCACAGGGACGGGGCCGTTGATTTCGACTCCGTAGGCACGCCCATTCCCGAGACCGAGATCCGGATCTCCGACGACGGTGAGATTTTGTCCAAGAGCCCGGCCGTGTTTCTGGGCTACTACAAGAACGAGAAGGCCACGGCCGAGACGGTCAGCGACGGCTGGCTCCTGTCCGGGGATGCCGGATACTTCAAGGACAACGGCCAGCTGGTGGTCATCGACCGTTTGAAAGACGTCATGCAGTTGGCCTCGGGCCACCGGTTCTCCCCCCAGTTCATCGAGAACAAGATCAAGTTTTCGCCATATGTCCGCGAGGCCGTGGTCTTCGGGGCCGGGAGGGAGCGGGTCACGGCCATCGTCTGCATCGATATGGGCATT
It contains:
- a CDS encoding CBS domain-containing protein, producing the protein MLIRDWMTRDVITVATDTSMMKASKLLKEHDIRRLPVVDDKGTLLGIVTDRDIKDASPSKATTLDVHELYYLLSEIKIKDIMTANPYTIHVDDTVEKAAAVMLDKRISGLPVLDDHDKVVGIITDTDVFKVLINITGVYLGGVQLGLRLPNSQGSLKAVLDDLRAGKARIISIMTAYGQTDAEHRDVYIRIHDMEKSLENKLEEELRAKYDLTYWVRDNINPTVL
- a CDS encoding transporter substrate-binding domain-containing protein; this encodes MMIGRILCSFLAGTLTTLGFFFGQALAEPSLEVRVVTESWEPYNYEKDGRVVGQATEVVRAVLNAAGIGITGGRIELLPWPRAYRIATTEPDTLIYTILWTPEREDLFSWVGPIVPAEEFHLYKDALRDDVLVQVVDDARKYLIGILRDSVHADYFQSRNFPPESIRPVANQEQNLAMLLAGRVDLIVDVESTLALRAARMNLPLDRFQKTLFLFRNNHYMAFSPGTDPEIVRRTTQALAEIMAGQED
- a CDS encoding MBL fold metallo-hydrolase, translated to MKSLFVETIPVGPLKTNCYLCSCGTEAILIDCGSNPAPIAESIANRQLNLRAMYLTHLHLDHVGGVATIQAMTGAEVYASKNDGYLADVPFDKGGARELGRLANFEFQDIAPGRHIALSQPMIVLDTPGHTLGSLSYFFPMSGCVFVGDLIFMLSVGRTDFPGGESKTLLKSIENRIFILPGQTRIYPGHGPMTTVEHEKRNSPFFKTK
- a CDS encoding SGNH/GDSL hydrolase family protein — protein: MLYFLGNCQMDFLSRAMAGKGHECEYRVLASPFTYASSPGYIPAELGPLARDLESFFHGRSLVNQFEMISSDDRPPRLVVMNLFHENSPLFMHQTDKYVFFVDAKSWELIPWFETWMKDRFGMIRGNPATYMKRYRDMLEKFLSRFPGVDVVVVVRLSHHPAFGPDPYSYLEGWGEMAGEALQTARSWMRELPGVHVVELDRLFAGIWQKSEKSIEAHCPFLKFTLREDRGRVTGVQASRDVEHIGSMWPVLADRLVEFMEIGRIRYRSGESVPEEWNVAWRPRRLSEDAMLALLSSGANYHCARAVGAFFHDLDTDYTELLVRTRRLTPVCHNTLHMIRTYGRVKPNPALGLWCRAHRMAAKDFTDNGPLYQEEYLQRLDEMERFSLGGQ
- a CDS encoding efflux RND transporter permease subunit, translating into MKNLLRFTLTQTVFVNLVFVMLMIVGAFAVLRMPVERYPNVNFGKVVVSTYFPGASPQDVENLVTRKIEKALDGMEDVEFVRSTSYRERSSIIVKFVDDTDYDRLYDELRFRVQGTVKDLPETIDPPGFTLIDVNEWLPVITVNLLGDRENRALSLIAEELRIPLEAIPGVNKVTLQGEYVREFHVMLDPDRLAGLGLTFDDVSAALRSDNLSVPAGDFNRNGQFAVAVDEKFRTRRQVMDTVIRTDADGTFVRVSDVATDARLAYRDPFVVASVNGRDCVSLHVVKSGSGNALTIYDQVMEVLDDFRVRFDREGIETVLTNDSTVKVKDSMRTLGSNLLVGIVLVFGLIWAFMGLRNAALTTVGIPFAFLTTMVVMYLTGNSVNEISLFAFVLVSGIIVDDAIIVVENIYRHIQTGKARLEAVIDGTAEVLLPIVAATLTTVAAFLPMLIMTGSTGEFFAIIPKAVAFALVASLLECLIILPSHVLEYGPGTPRAEETSKEFFLLAWTRSLTNVLLGLTLRFRFTSIVVVTLLLAGAVAIFGLSLSGQASLIRIKFFPDDYSLYYVNLDGPVGTTIDQVSDRLKDVSRTIMDDGPNMAMSASAFAGFYLSEDYETIFGDGLGMIQVTLPSTRDRIFADHPINDPLAHLDAMRSRVEALLEGSGFKVEIRAEKDGPPAGKDISVRVVGTSDDSVRALSRDVLDFLRTDTRTGPGLVELGDDQGRPIRVFRFSVLRDRAAEYGLTTAQVASLAGAVLDGRYVGTFRMSDEDIDLKLSIDPSALDSPAKALDMPLRELPRGTVRLGDMAVGSTALEPGFLNRFKNQRSITITANIRHGSALSVPAVTRQITEHYQANRDRYPGASLDFSGEFQSTRNSYTSLSYAFVIAILAIYSILAVQFRSYLQPLIILSAVVFALIGMIYGTFLAQTLFTINSFIAVVGVTGVVVNDSLVLIEFINKLYAAGLSRREAILEGVRVRLRPILLTTLTTTLGLLPMALGIPEYSVVWGTMATTFVTGLCTSTFLTIVMVPVQWDILTQAREWLDRRRGRETEALVDPRP
- a CDS encoding HlyD family efflux transporter periplasmic adaptor subunit; the encoded protein is MTFRTACLPALACLIAALATPALGQDCPETFTARPAVTITSHVGFTRARTAMDIVAETSQKCLEVLSDIGDPVPGDGVFARLDPTFVDLRLRANEAERKRIENRVSHLETEFDRYRRLLEGEQTSQSAFDAREQELDQARLALESLAVDRAVLEEERRRHQVKAPAGWAVMDRRVEPGQWVSSGTVLARVGDMGTLIVPFALAPEEIRLLEDLPGPSLTLPDYGRLRVPASILRISPAFDPQTRKVNVDLVVSEGLPLRREGLRAVLDLPAPDPSGAVLVPVCGLEERYEEHYLLTPEGRAVRVMLLSVADGAARVSSPEVRPGQTFVSPTSRPSQ
- a CDS encoding prepilin-type N-terminal cleavage/methylation domain-containing protein, translated to MYGRFFMRKAQQGFTLIEIIAVLVILGILAAVAVPKFLDLQTQARIKSYENLVAACQSVLSMKYAENLLIENGDVDDAWTAMAGNATNLCQANIVLDGYDDVEAGDIAVSGATDLTITVTGDSGSASGTLTDPR
- a CDS encoding CBS domain-containing protein, which produces MFVGLKMLRGFETVTPHTKVRDAEKLLDESGLWMLLVLDDDELVGYVRKEDISAAMPSLVTSLDKHEINYLLAKLTIAKIMRRDIVTVNPEMEIEAAAALMHEKNLAGLAVVNNFGKLVGYINRTVMLDVLVEEMGYRQGGSRIAFEVADRPGVIREVSGIIADMGHSIISTGTFFHNNSRMVVIRVAIEDPSALAAALQERGYKVVGAMDFMNEWER
- a CDS encoding ABC transporter ATP-binding protein; this encodes MGTVSPLLDVDKVTLTFGGIAALSEVSWNLEEGSVTSLIGPNGAGKTSMLNCISGRYHPQEGGIRLDGKDLLGLKAHARTRLGLSRTFQNIALFRGLSVLDNMMVGRHSRIKYGLLAALCYLGRARKHEDEHRRRVEDVIDFLGLSPYRHQHAGHLPYGVQKRVELGRALAAEPRLILLDEPMAGMNLEETEDMARYILDINEEWGTTVLLVEHDMGVVMDISDHVVVLDFGRVLATGSPEEVQKNPDVVAAYLGTEDATFCGR